A stretch of DNA from Dioscorea cayenensis subsp. rotundata cultivar TDr96_F1 chromosome 4, TDr96_F1_v2_PseudoChromosome.rev07_lg8_w22 25.fasta, whole genome shotgun sequence:
AGAAACATAAAGATAAGTCACTGAACATGGCAAATGCTTCATAGAGGTATGCTAAAGTTCAATTTTATTATCATAGAAACTTGCTGAACTTGAATTTAGAAAGATAAAAGCTGCCAGCATGGATGCTTGAAAAATACATGAATGAATCGACAGAAAGAATAATGAAGGCAAGGGCAAGCACCTGTAATGTAAGTCTGGTCACAAATCTGCCTCAGGGAATAATGATCTCCGGTCCCAGTATCATAGTTATCTTCAAATATCAGGTTACGAAAACCAGCCTTAAGTGCCTGTTTCACTCTGCAGCcaatttaagaataaaaaccacagcatttaaaaaaatatctttggCAGTATTTGAACTAAAATTACTTACACATACCAAATGAACATGATAGTTATCACTAGGAAATAAGACAAAATCAGATGAAAAGGATACATGCACTAATTCTTATTGCCAAAGTTCCATACAGTAAATAAGCACACATTTACCTCTTCAATTCATTCTGATGATCATCAAAGAAGGCAAGCACCCGACTTGGGTCTGCAACACCATGTTTCTTCAACACACTCACCCAATCAACACTCCCAAAATCCACAAAATCCTTTCCAGCAAAGTACGTGCAATTTGCATCAACATAAGCTGGTCCTTTCCGCAAGTACTTCTCTGGGTGTCGTGGAGAAAGAGATATGATCCGTGTTTCTGGCATTGCCTGTCGGAGCACCCACGTAGAGTGCCCTTTGAAAGCTCCACTCTCTATCATCAGATCTGGCTTTAGCCAGCGTGCCATGAACCAAAGCCCAAAGCTGTGATCAAAGCCCATTccatatatattgtttttgatAGGTCTTGTCTCATAGACTGGCACAAATTCTTCAAGACCTTTGAGAAGGTCCTTGGAAGTCCACTCCACCatttttccatgttttgatctGCCTTTTGGCCAAGAACAGcaattaaaacaagaatcacaaacaaAAGTATGAAATTCAATTATCATGCCCCAATCCAAGTATTATAGATCATCAAGCCCTATAAATTGTAAGACCCAAATGCAACAGAGTTATCCCAAAGAGCAACAATTACCATGTCCATTTGTTATGCATGATTATAATAGAAATCACCAACAAAACTAAGAAATGCTAATCATGTCCAACCGCAAGCATTATAGATCCACAAACCATGACAAATATAAGGTCACAACCAAACCGAGAGTTAACCAAGAGATAAAGAACCATCACGTTTGCCATGTTTCAATCTACATTTCagtcaaaaaaaattaacaaaggaaTCTCAAACAAAACTATGAAATGGCATTATCATATCCAAGTCCCAAGAAACCTTTTATGTATAAGACACCAAACCAAGAGAAAGTTAACCCAGGAACGACAATAATCATGTCCGTCTTGCCATCTTTCTATATGCATTTTAGTCAAGAGCAACCATTAGCACAGGAACCACCATCACGAAAACTCCAAGAACTATAGATCCATTAACCCTTATAACTACAGGATCAAAATTCACTAACACTTCATTCAATCAATAAATGAGCACAGACAAATCActaaatcaaaaaaagaaacaatatttcCTCATTATAAGAGCACTTCACAAAAGCAAATTCAAGAATTCAGTTCAGGGCCTAGTCTATATAGTCCCCCATTCTGCCATGTTTCGATCTGTCTTCCAGCTGAGAACAACAATTAACAGAGATATCACTAACATGACTATGCAATGCTATTAACATGTCAAATTCCAAGCATTTTAGATCCATGAACTCCTATAACTATAAGATCAAAAACGCAACCTACACTTAAACCAacgaaaaattccaaaaaaaaaaaatcaaatcaaatcaaatcaatgaatCAGTAAAGATTCACATGAAAACCACCACGCCCATTTCTTCACatataaatgaatttaaaaatttaaaaaaaataaaaaaacaaatcaaacatccGCAAAGATGGGCAAACAGtcattaaaatcaaatcagaaaaaAAGAGACAAGGCTTACACAAGGGCACGCCAAGGGATCCGAAATTCGGAGCAAGTCCTTCAAGGCCGTTGCCTGGCAGCAACGGAACCAGGGGGAGTGAATCAAGCGGGGTGACGAGGATCTCGGCGTGAGGGCGGGAGCGGGAGAGAACGGCAACGGCGATGATAAAGACTAGGAGGAGAGGGAGAGCGACGGCGAGGCAAGGGGCGGAGATGGAGAAGCGGCGGAGGTGGGCTAATATGTCCATGGTGAGGCGAGAGGGCTTCTTGGTCTTGGAATCGTCACGGCCATCGTCGTCCTCGGAGCTCAGAGCGCCTCTGCGCGCCGACAGCGTGGTCTCTTGCATCGCCGCCGATGCCATTAATCTCGACGAAGCTTTTGCTATTTTtaagctttattattattattattattagagaaaAGAAATTTGCActggattatttttaaaataatattattaaattaaatatttattaaaaataaagtatgtctcttataatatttatttgaataagcgGAATAATGATATTTGTgccaataaaattttaaagtgaataataatcattaaaacattgtatcttttgttatttcacttGGGGTTATTTGGTTGCATGTAAGATGTAAGTGATTGTAAAGTAAGTGCTTTTACATATAATAgtgtgtttggtttgctgtaaaaTATCActtatatgtaaaaataaatataccaTCATGAGTTTATGTTGTAATTCGACTTACAAACAATTTAGTTGTAAATGAAAATGCAGTAAACTGTAAAGTGTTAGAATCACCATCACAACCCATCAACTCTCCCAACCATTACCTTCACCACTTGACAAAATCAGAGCTGCCTTCCTCTCTCCTTGCATCCATCAAGCCCTTTATTCTCGCCCTTCTGTCTCCATCTCGCTCGCACCTTCTTCATGTTGTGCCGCAACATTGCTTGCTCAGAGTTGTCGTCGCTGGAAAGAAATTGGAGCCATCCAAGGTCTCTCGCTGGAAAAGTTTGGTATTTGGGCTCAAGGTATGTTTTTGAGCTGCATTTTTCACTCACTTTATTGCTTGGGTCTAATTGGCATGATAAGTGTTAgttgcctttttctttttgtaaattcTGGCTCTTTTTGCATCtggatgtttgtttttatgagtGGGTTAGATCTGTGGTGAGTCTTGCTGTTG
This window harbors:
- the LOC120257879 gene encoding uncharacterized protein LOC120257879 — its product is MASAAMQETTLSARRGALSSEDDDGRDDSKTKKPSRLTMDILAHLRRFSISAPCLAVALPLLLVFIIAVAVLSRSRPHAEILVTPLDSLPLVPLLPGNGLEGLAPNFGSLGVPLCRSKHGKMVEWTSKDLLKGLEEFVPVYETRPIKNNIYGMGFDHSFGLWFMARWLKPDLMIESGAFKGHSTWVLRQAMPETRIISLSPRHPEKYLRKGPAYVDANCTYFAGKDFVDFGSVDWVSVLKKHGVADPSRVLAFFDDHQNELKRVKQALKAGFRNLIFEDNYDTGTGDHYSLRQICDQTYITGGGHSCFKDSDEAKIRLKRKKFWKKAVDIDDLCGAGEAWWGVKGYMRDNFNHSNKQISDDEHVQNGRFIESVLDLYWELPPVAGPSLTHQTRYDPARSTDPIIEDGKFGLFQRLGLTRFETAVFNGYTQMVFLRVSVSTIS